ACCGCATCCTCGACCGCCGCCTGCCAGAACGGCGGCGCCTCCCCTTCGACGAAGTTGCCGCGTCCGCGTCCGAAGTGGGCGACGGCCAGGTAGCGCAGCACGCTGCTGATCAGGAGTGTCCGCAGGAAGGCGGGCGCGAACTGCACGCTCGGCTGGTTGCGGTCGGTCGTGGTATTGAACCCCCAGGCGGCGCCGGCCATCGTCAATGCGCCGACGATGGCGCCCAGCAGCGCACCGCCGCCGAGGGTCAGTCCGCCTGCCATCAGGTCGGCGCCCAGCCCCGTTGCCGCACCCGAGACCACCGCGCCGAGCAGCCCGGCCTGGGTCTTGTCGAGCGGCGCGCGGACGCTGAAATTGTCGCGCACGCGCGCGTTGATGCGGCCGGCTTCGCCCGGATCGAGGCGGTGCAGCTTCAGCAGCTGCGTGGTCGCCTGCGCGATGCCGGTGTCGAGGCGCTCGACCAGCTGGGCCATCGCCGCTTCCTGGCGTTTGGCTTCGTTTTTACCGAGACGGATCGCCTTCATCGCCGTCTGCAGCAGGCTGCCCTCCTCGTCCGGCACGGCTTGGCTGTCGCGTGCGGCGTTTGCAAGCTGGTCGGCGATCACGTCGAGCGAGGCTCGATAACGGCGCAGGTTATGCGCGCGCCAGGCGGCCAGCAGGCGTCCATAGCCGGGCCGTTTCGCGTCCGGCAGCAGCGCGCCGATCGCTTCGTAAAAGACATGCTCGTGCACCCAGCAGCGCGCGAACGCGTCCAGTGCGAGCACCTGGCGCACGATCGGATACTGATCGAGATGCTGGCGCCACAACGTCTGCTCGGCTTGTTCTTCGCTCGAGGGGCGCGGCCGCCCGAGCTGGTTCAGCAGGACGACCACCGGTTTGCCCAGCCACTCGAGGATGCGCATCTCGGCCGGCAGATAGCCGGCGTCGCGCGGCGGCTCGCTCGAATTGACCAGGTAGAGGATGACGTCGGCTTCATCGCGCGCCGCGCGCAGCGCTTGCTGGCTGAGCCAGAACGGACGGTCGCGGTAGCGGTCGAACACCTCGCGCAGGAACCAGCCGATCGGATTGCCGGCCATCGCCAAGCGCTTGAGCAGGCGGACCGAGTCGCCGAAGCCGGGCGTATCCCACAGCAGCAGGCGGTCGCCGTGCGGCGTCTCCTGCAGCAGGTGCGCTTCGGCGAAGCTGGTGACGTGGGCGGCGTCGCGCACTTCGCCGACATCGATGCCGACCAGAGTGCGCGCGAGCGTCGTCTTGCCGTTGTTGGTGTGCGAGACGAGCGCGAACTGGATCGTGGCCGGTGCGTTCATCATGCTCCCGTCACGGCCTTGGCGCTGTCCTGATCGAGCGGGTATTTGTCGGGTTGCAGCAGGTTGACCACGCTGACCGGCACGCCGTAATAGGCGCAGAACTGGCGCCACAGGGCGATCCGCTCCGACACGCGCACGTCGTCGCCGGCCGGGTTCAGCGAGCGCTCGAGCATGCCGGATTTGTCGACCAGCACGAGCAGGCCGTCCGGCAGCTGGCGCTTGATGGCATCGAGGAAGACGCCATGGTTTTCCTTTTCCGGCGTGGCGGACAAGTTGAACAGGACGGCGGTGACGGTGCCGTCTTCTTCGCCGCCGCTGCGCAGGTCGGCCATGGCGGTGTGGGCATCGTCGCCATAGGCAATGGGCGGACGCAGCATCACGCGCGCCTGCTCGCCGAACATCCGGACCGCCACGGCGGACAGGCCGCGATCGCGCGTTTCGTCGAGCGTAAAACTGTAGGGCAGCACGCGCAGCAGCGTCGGTCCCGTGCCCATGCCGATCTGGTCGGCCAGCGTGCGGTAATACGGCTGTTGCAGGTCGAGCGCGAAGCGGTGCGACAGGCGCGACGCACGCCAGCCCGAGAATGCCGCCAACAACAGGCGCGGCAGGACGACCAGCAGAAACAGCGTGGCTGCATACAGGTGGACCCAGCGCGCTCCGCCGGCTGGCGACGGCTCCTGCACGAAGCGCAGCGCCTGCACGTCGGCGAGCGTGAAGCCCTGGATCGGGAACACGGCCAGGGCCGGCGCGAACAGCCAGGACAGCAGGGCGTGGACCTGGCCGGCATCGAGGAACGTGCTCTCCCAGCCGGCCGCATATTGTGTCATCAGGCCGCGCGCGTACAGCGACAGGATGGCGCCGATGGCGAAAGCAGCCGCCGCCAGGTGAATCGCGCGCGCGAGACGCGCGTGCGTGAGACGCCAGGACAGCTCGGTCCAATCGACGGCGTACTGGCGCAGCGCCTCGGCCAGCGCGCCGGGCAGCTTGCGCGGCAGCCTGGCCTTGCCGACGCTGAGGCGGCGCATCATCTCCGGGCTCACCCAGCCGGCGCGGCGCGATGGCACGAACATCCAGATGAACAGGAGCAGGTAGACCAGCAGGTTCCAGCCGACGATCAGCAACAGCGGCGCGGACAGCAGGTCGATGCGGTGCGGGTCGGCGATGTGGTCGATGGCGGCGCCGAGGATGAGCGCGGCGAGCGGCAGCAGGATCGAGAGCGCAGGCAGCAGCGTGCGCCGCTGCAGCCAGCTCTTGAGCGCCGGGGTGCGCTCGGCAAGGCGTTTCAGGATCTGTTCGGCGCGGTGCTGCAGGAAGTGGTCGACCGTGACCGGCGATTTCTGGTCGGACGCCGACCATTGGGCGAGTTCGCGGGCGCTGCGGCTCGCATACATGCGGTCGTCGTCGCTGAGGATTTGACGCTCGGTGTCGGCGCTTTCGATGGCGCGGACCAGCACTACGTTTCTTGCTACCTGTTCGTTCATGTCGTTCGCTTTTAATGGTTAGACAACACGCACAGGTGCATTGTGCCCCAAGTTGCGTTTGGTCGACGGACGAACGGGTCAGGTATGTTTCCGGCCCTGGAAAGCAAAAAGCCCGCCCAGTATCAACTGGACGGGCTTCTGCGAATAATTAGCCTGACGATAACCTACTTTCACACTGGTTGCAGCACTATCATCGGCGCAAAGTCGTTTCACGGTCCTGTTCGGGATGGGAAGGGGTGGTACCGACTTGCTATGGTCATCAGGCATGACTTGTACGGGCGTCGCGTTTGCGCTGGCTTGGCGCCGCCCTGAATCTGGAAGAAGTTGTTTTGTCTGTTGTATCGAACTGCTGAACTCGTTGGCATGACTGCCAAGGTTATAGGGACAAGCCGTACGGGCAATTAGTATCGGTTAGCTTAATGCATTACTGCACTTCCACACCCGACCTATCAACGTCCTGGTCTCGAACGACCCTTCAAGGAGCTCAAGGCTCCGGGAAATCTCATCTCAAGGCGAGTTTCCCGCTTAGATGCTTTCAGCGGTTATCTCTTCCGAACTTAGCTACCCGGCAATGCCACTGGCGTGACAACCGGTACACCAGAGGTTCGTCCACTCCGGTCCTCTCGTACTAGGAGCAGCCCCCTTCAAATTTCCAACGCCCACGGCAGATAGGGACCAAACTGTCTCACGACGTTTTAAACCCAGCTCACGTACCACTTTAAATGGCGAACAGCCATACCCTTGGGACCGGCTACAGCCCCAGGATGTGATGAGCCGACATCGAGGTGCCAAACTCCCCCGTCGATATGAACTCTTGGGAGGAATCAGCCTGTTATCCCCAGAGTACCTTTTATCCGTTGAGCGATGGCCCTTCCATACAGAACCACCGGATCACTATGTCCTACTTTCGTACCTGCTCGACTTGTCGGTCTCGCAGTTAAGCACGCTTATGCCATTGCACTATTAGCACGATGTCCGACCGTACCTAGCGTACCTTCGAACTCCTCCGTTACACTTTAGGAGGAGACCGCCCCAGTCAAACTGCCTACCATGCACTGTCCCCGATCCGGATTACGGACCAAGGTTAGAACCTCAAACGAACCAGGGTGGTATTTCAAGGTTGGCTCCACGAGAACTGGCGTCCCCGCTTCAAAGCCTCCCACCTATCCTACACAGATTGGTTCAAAGTCCAATGCAAAGCTACAGTAAAGGTTCATGGGGTCTTTCCGTCTAGCCGCGGGTAGATTGCATCATCACAAACATTTCAACTTCGCTGAGTCTCGGGAGGAGACAGTGTGGCCATCGTTACGCCATTCGTGCAGGTCGGAACTTACCCGACAAGGAATTTCGCTACCTTAGGACCGTTATAGTTACGGCCGCCGTTTACTGGGACTTCAATCAAGAGCTTGCACCCCATCATTTAATCTTCCAGCACCGGGCAGGCGTCACACCCTATACGTCCACTTTCGTGTTTGCAGAGTGCTGTGTTTTTATTAAACAGTCGCAGCCACCAGTTTATTGCAACCCTTTCGCCCTCACACAGTAAAGTGATCAAGCTACCGGGGCGTACCTTTTCCCGAAGTTACGGTACCAATTTGCCGAGTTCCTTCTCCCGAGTTCTCTCAAGCGCCTTAGAATACTCATCTCGCCCACCTGTGTCGGTTTGCGGTACGGTCTCGTATGACTGAAGCTTAGAGGCTTTTCTTGGAACCACTTCCGATTGCTTCGCAGCTTAAAGCCGCTCGTCTCGACCCCTTGAATCACGTGCCCGGATTTGCCTAAGCACCTTCTATGAGTCAAAAACCAACTATTCCAACAGTTGGACAACCTTCCGCGATCCGTCCCCCCATCGCATCATACGACGGTGCAGGAATATTAACCTGCTTCCCATCAGCTACGCATCTCTGCCTCGCCTTAGGGGCCGACTCACCCTGCTCCGATGAACGTTGAACAGGAAACCTTGGGCTTTCGGCGAGAGGGCTTTTCACCCTCTTTATCGCTACTCATGTCAGCATTCGCACTTCTGATACCTCCAGCATCCTTCACAAGACACCTTCGCAGGCTTACAGAACGCTCTCCTACCATATGCTTACGCATATCCGCAGCTTCGGTGACTGGCTTAGCCCCGTTACATCTTCCGCGCAGGACGACTCGATCAGTGAGCTATTACGCTTTCTTTAAATGATGGCTGCTTCTAAGCCAACATCCTGACTGTTTTAGCCTTCCCACTTCGTTTTCCACTTAGCCAATCTTTGGGACCTTAGCTGGCGGTCTGGGTTGTTTCCCTCTTGACGCCGGACGTTAGCACCCGACGTCTGTCTCCCAAGCTCGCACTCATCGGTATTCGGAGTTTGCAATGGTTTGGTAAGTCGCAATGACCCCCTAGCCATAACAGTGCTCTACCCCCGATGGTGATACTTGAGGCACTACCTAAATAGTTTTCGGAGAGAACCAGCTATTTCCAGGTTTGTTTAGCCTTTCACCCCTACCCACAGCTCATCCCCTAATTTTTCAACATTAGTGGGTTCGGACCTCCAGGGCGTGTTACCGCACCTTCATCCTGGCCATGGGTAGATCACCTGGTTTCGGGTCTACACCCAGCGACTGTCGCCCTGTTCGGACTCGATTTCTCTACGGCTCCCCTATTTGGTTAACCTCGCCACTGAATGTAAGTCGCTGACCCATTATACAAAAGGTACGCCGTCACCCCACGAAGAGGCTCCGACTGTTTGTATGCACACGGTTTCAGGATCTATTTCACTCCCCTCCCGGGGTTCTTTTCGCCTTTCCCTCACGGTACTGGTTCACTATCGGTCGATTACGAGTATTTAGCCTTGGAGGATGGTCCCCCCATCTTCAGACAGGATTTCACGTGTCCCGCCCTACTTATCGTACGCTTAGTACCACCGATCAGATTTCGCATACGGGACTATCACCCACTATGGTTCCTATTTCCAGAGGACTTTGCTATCTGTTCGACTATTACGTACAGGCTCATCCCATTTCGCTCGCCACTACTTTGGGAATCTCGGTTGATTTCTTTTCCTGCAGCTACTTAGATGTTTCAGTTCGCCGCGTTCGCTTCGCATACCTATGTATTCAGTATGCGATGACCTAAAAGGCCGGGTTTCCCCATTCAGACATCTACGGATCAAAGCTCGTTTGCCAGCTCCCCGTAGCTTATCGCAGGCTACAACGTCTTTCATCGCCTGTAATCGCCAAGGCATCCACCATGTGCACTTATTCACTTGTCCCTATAACGTTGGCCCCTGCATGAGTGTCAGGGAACGTCATAGATCAAATTCAGCTTACTTTGTTTGATACATACAGATTTCTACCCTAAGTGTTCACTACATCTTTCAATGTATTGAACGCTTAAAGAAAACTTTACTTCTTCCAGATTGTTAAAGAACGAGAACTACACTTATCAAAGACTGAACAATAATTTGTTATGTCTTGGATAAAGGTAGTAGAAACAGTCGATGGTGGAGGATGACGGGATCGAACCGACGACCCCCTGCTTGCAAAGCAGGTGCTCTCCCAGCTGAGCTAATCCCCCCATGCCGCCTTTGTCATCTAAAAATGATCCGGCTCTGCCGGGCATTTTTAGCTAACGCAGTTCCAAACGAAAGTAGGTTTTTACTTTCGTTTGAAAGGGGCTTGGTAGGGCTGGTTGGACTCGAACCAACGACCCCCGCGTTATCAACACGGTGCTCTAACCAGCTGAGCTACAGCCCCGAAAACTGTTCTCTCTGTTCAACAGCCGATAAGCGTAGGCGCTTGATGCTGAGCGTTAGCCCAGGTGCCACTCTAGAAAGGAGGTGATCCAGCCGCACCTTCCGATACGGCTACCTTGTTACGACTTCACCCCAGTCACGAATCCTACCGTGGTAAGCGCCCTCCTTGCGGTTAAGCTACCTACTTCTGGTAAAACCCGCTCCCATGGTGTGACGGGCGGTGTGTACAAGACCCGGGAACGTATTCACCGCGACATGCTGATCCGCGATTACTAGCGATTCCAACTTCACGCAGTCGAGTTGCAGACTGCGATCCGGACTACGATACACTTTCTGGGATTAGCTCCCCCTCGCGGGTTGGCGGCCCTCTGTATGTACCATTGTATGACGTGTGAAGCCCTACCCATAAGGGCCATGAGGACTTGACGTCATCCCCACCTTCCTCCGGTTTGTCACCGGCAGTCTCATTAGAGTGCCCTTTCGTAGCAACTAATGACAAGGGTTGCGCTCGTTGCGGGACTTAACCCAACATCTCACGACACGAGCTGACGACAGCCATGCAGCACCTGTGTTCAGGTTCCCTTTCGGGCACACCCGGATCTCTCCAGACTTCCTGACATGTCAAGGGTAGGTAAGGTTTTTCGCGTTGCATCGAATTAATCCACATCATCCACCGCTTGTGCGGGTCCCCGTCAATTCCTTTGAGTTTTAATCTTGCGACCGTACTCCCCAGGCGGTCTACTTC
This genomic stretch from Massilia sp. 9096 harbors:
- a CDS encoding DUF3482 domain-containing protein; its protein translation is MMNAPATIQFALVSHTNNGKTTLARTLVGIDVGEVRDAAHVTSFAEAHLLQETPHGDRLLLWDTPGFGDSVRLLKRLAMAGNPIGWFLREVFDRYRDRPFWLSQQALRAARDEADVILYLVNSSEPPRDAGYLPAEMRILEWLGKPVVVLLNQLGRPRPSSEEQAEQTLWRQHLDQYPIVRQVLALDAFARCWVHEHVFYEAIGALLPDAKRPGYGRLLAAWRAHNLRRYRASLDVIADQLANAARDSQAVPDEEGSLLQTAMKAIRLGKNEAKRQEAAMAQLVERLDTGIAQATTQLLKLHRLDPGEAGRINARVRDNFSVRAPLDKTQAGLLGAVVSGAATGLGADLMAGGLTLGGGALLGAIVGALTMAGAAWGFNTTTDRNQPSVQFAPAFLRTLLISSVLRYLAVAHFGRGRGNFVEGEAPPFWQAAVEDAVQMHCPDPERLWQTVRAAPDPAAAAQAVTDTLAKVIGAVFERLYPGARAVIDARPEPLDQNA
- a CDS encoding DUF2868 domain-containing protein, producing MNEQVARNVVLVRAIESADTERQILSDDDRMYASRSARELAQWSASDQKSPVTVDHFLQHRAEQILKRLAERTPALKSWLQRRTLLPALSILLPLAALILGAAIDHIADPHRIDLLSAPLLLIVGWNLLVYLLLFIWMFVPSRRAGWVSPEMMRRLSVGKARLPRKLPGALAEALRQYAVDWTELSWRLTHARLARAIHLAAAAFAIGAILSLYARGLMTQYAAGWESTFLDAGQVHALLSWLFAPALAVFPIQGFTLADVQALRFVQEPSPAGGARWVHLYAATLFLLVVLPRLLLAAFSGWRASRLSHRFALDLQQPYYRTLADQIGMGTGPTLLRVLPYSFTLDETRDRGLSAVAVRMFGEQARVMLRPPIAYGDDAHTAMADLRSGGEEDGTVTAVLFNLSATPEKENHGVFLDAIKRQLPDGLLVLVDKSGMLERSLNPAGDDVRVSERIALWRQFCAYYGVPVSVVNLLQPDKYPLDQDSAKAVTGA